A portion of the Gossypium arboreum isolate Shixiya-1 chromosome 8, ASM2569848v2, whole genome shotgun sequence genome contains these proteins:
- the LOC108467715 gene encoding L-ascorbate peroxidase 2, cytosolic-like, with protein MTKCYPTVSEEYQNAVQRAKRKLRALIAEKNCAPLMLRLAWHSAGTFDVKTKTGGPFGTIKQPAELAHAANNGLDIAVRLLDPIKEQLPILSYADFYQLAGVVAVEITGGPEIPFHPGREDKPHPPPEGRLPNATEGADHLRQVFSNQMGLNDQDIVALSGGHTLGRCHKERSGFEGPWTTNPLIFDNSYFKELLTGEKDGLLQLPTDKVLLSDPVFRPLVDKYAADEDAFFADYAEAHLKLSELGFADA; from the exons ATGACCAAGTGTTACCCAACTGTTAGCGAGGAGTACCAAAACGCCGTTCAAAGGGCTAAGAGAAAGCTAAGAGCTCTCATCGCTGAGAAGAACTGTGCTCCACTCATGCTCCGTCTAGC GTGGCACTCAGCTGGAACTTTTGATGTCAAGACCAAGACCGGAGGTCCATTCGGAACCATTAAGCAACCTGCTGAGCTCGCTCATGCTGCTAACAACGGTCTCGATATTGCAGTCAGGCTTCTCGATCCGATCAAGGAGCAGCTCCCTATACTTTCATACGCTGACTTCTATCAG CTTGCTGGTGTTGTTGCTGTTGAGATCACCGGTGGACCTGAAATTCCCTTCCATCCTGGAAGAGAG GACAAGCCTCACCCACCACCTGAGGGTCGTCTTCCCAATGCTACTGAGG GAGCTGATCACTTGAGGCAGGTGTTTAGTAATCAAATGGGTCTTAACGACCAGGACATTGTTGCTCTTTCTGGTGGCCACACCCTG GGAAGGTGCCACAAGGAGAGGTCTGGATTTGAGGGACCGTGGACTACCAACCCTCTTATCTTCGACAACTCTTACTTCAA GGAGCTCTTGACTGGAGAGAAGGACGGCTTGTTGCAGTTGCCAACTGACAAAGTTCTCCTTTCTGACCCTGTTTTCCGTCCATTGGTTGACAAATACGCAGCT GATGAGGATGCTTTCTTTGCTGATTATGCTGAAGCTCACCTGAAGCTGTCTGAGCTAGG ATTTGCTGATGCATAA
- the LOC108467585 gene encoding L-ascorbate peroxidase, cytosolic — translation MTKCYPTVSEEYQNAVQKAKRKLRGLIAEKNCAPLMLRLAWHSAGTFDVKTKTGGPFGTMKQPAELAHAANNGLDIAVRLLEPIKEQFPILSYADFYQLAGVVAVEITGGPEIPFHPGREDKPHPPPEGRLPNATEGADHLRQVFSNQMGLSDQDIVALSGGHTLGRCHKERSGFEGPWTTNPLIFDNSYFKELLTGEKDGLLQLPTDKVLLSDPVFRPLVEKYAADEDAFFADYTEAHLKLSELGFADA, via the exons ATGACCAAGTGTTACCCAACCGTTAGCGAGGAGTACCAAAACGCCGTTCAAAAGGCTAAGAGGAAGCTAAGAGGTCTCATTGCTGAGAAGAACTGTGCTCCACTCATGCTCCGTCTAGC GTGGCACTCAGCTGGAACTTTTGATGTCAAGACCAAGACCGGAGGTCCATTCGGAACCATGAAGCAACCTGCTGAGCTCGCTCATGCTGCTAACAACGGTCTCGATATTGCAGTCAGGCTTCTCGAGCCGATCAAGGAGCAGTTTCCTATCCTTTCATACGCTGACTTCTATCAG CTTGCTGGTGTTGTTGCTGTTGAGATCACCGGTGGGCCTGAAATTCCATTCCATCCTGGAAGAGAG GACAAGCCTCACCCACCACCTGAGGGTCGTCTTCCCAATGCTACTGAGG GAGCTGATCACTTGAGGCAGGTGTTTAGTAATCAAATGGGTCTTAGCGACCAGGACATTGTTGCTCTTTCTGGTGGCCACACCCTG GGAAGGTGCCACAAGGAGAGGTCTGGATTTGAGGGACCATGGACTACCAACCCTCTTATCTTCGACAACTCTTACTTCAA GGAGCTCTTGACTGGAGAGAAGGACGGCCTGTTACAGTTGCCAACTGACAAAGTTCTCCTTTCCGACCCTGTTTTCCGTCCATTGGTTGAGAAATATGCGGCT GATGAGGATGCTTTCTTTGCTGATTACACTGAAGCTCACCTGAAGCTCTCTGAGCTAGG ATTTGCTGATGCATAA